A region of uncultured Desulfobacter sp. DNA encodes the following proteins:
- a CDS encoding YkgJ family cysteine cluster protein, translating to MVSPCAVCASLGKACCKGYQIYLTPGDVARISDYLNSSDFYTEEPPVLTDIAPDYDPLWLPMIMSEDRQVRVLKRGDDKLCSLATDKGCLLPLDRRPLVCRLFPYYYLEDSILGIDAACPISQDCNWRTVLNRMDMDEVKAKSWVDLLYQEIRNKEEAFCLPCL from the coding sequence ATGGTCTCGCCTTGTGCTGTCTGCGCAAGCCTTGGCAAAGCATGTTGCAAAGGATACCAGATTTACCTGACACCCGGAGATGTCGCTCGTATCTCCGATTATTTGAACTCATCTGATTTTTACACCGAGGAACCTCCGGTGTTAACGGACATAGCACCGGATTACGACCCGTTGTGGCTGCCCATGATCATGTCGGAAGACCGTCAGGTCCGTGTATTAAAACGGGGGGATGATAAACTGTGCTCCCTGGCCACGGACAAAGGATGTCTGCTTCCCCTGGACCGCCGACCACTGGTGTGCAGACTTTTTCCCTACTACTATTTGGAAGACTCCATCCTGGGGATCGACGCCGCCTGTCCCATTTCACAAGACTGTAACTGGCGGACCGTTCTGAACCGGATGGACATGGACGAAGTCAAGGCCAAATCGTGGGTTGATCTCCTGTATCAGGAAATCCGTAACAAAGAAGAGGCTTTTTGCCTTCCCTGCTTGTAA